Proteins encoded within one genomic window of Hypomesus transpacificus isolate Combined female unplaced genomic scaffold, fHypTra1 scaffold_42, whole genome shotgun sequence:
- the LOC124464892 gene encoding integrin alpha-2-like isoform X1: protein MSSIGTDILVSLLILFDRFGSSVLFNVGTAGAKIFSGPTDGQFGYTVQQLTNHQGKWLLVGSPWSGYTQNRKGDIYKCPVSGSTISCEKLNIQDSMNIPNVRNINTNMSLGLALTRRASGFMACGPLWGQQCGSQRYYPGACVEVSPLFKPQPAFSPAVQTCGGPMDIVIVLDGSNSIYPWTPMNDFLTKLIPALDIGPQSALVSVIQYAVEAQFEFRLRDYNTKKGVLEAVSKITQMYGHSTNTFHAISYACQWGFHADSGGRPGVPKVMVVVTDGESHDRAFRDNVIQECEKQRITRFGIAVLGYYSRNNIDTTNLIAEIKSIASVPSNKYFFNVSEEAALSTIAGSLGNRIFSIEGTGTAGENFKMEMSQVGFSAHYSSSQDVMMLGAVGAYAWSGTVVHLTGAQADIFPSSVFENILQDRNHSALLGYSVTTLSDGASEYFVAGAPRANHSGQVIVYTVNSQKQLTVVDSERGKQIGSYFGSVLCPLDVDRDGVSDLLLVAAPMFMSDLRKEQGVVYLYSVTKGVLSDHGVLQGPSPGENARFGTALSAAQDLDLDGFSDVVIGAPLEDGGRGAVYLYNGEKKTLRTQFSQRILGSKLDSKMQYFGRSLDSYGDLNDDTIPDVSVGAHGKVIQLWSRGVATVIVRVSFTPDNINILNKPCLFSGRKLYCFEAKVCFTASFKPKNPVGPVVISYNLLLDADLQSTHVTSRGLFSQNNDRLLSGNLQISSVPVCQPYQIYVQETPDFVNSISLRVDISQLNSDSNPVLDVFSPHAWEFFIPFSKDCGSDKVCVSDLVLKVNKGREIPSDSTMLVSYKNRRISFEVLVSNTLENAYNTRVLATYSKNLFYASITPPSDGTSVKCSTSAEQSASLACQVAYPALKRDQQGKFWINFDFNLNHLQKQAQVTFEAISDGEEKKPKDNKVVVTIPVSYDAGIIMTAQSNINFYVVDEAKAVKTTINNLDDIGPQFNFFLKISTGNIPVSLVYLTIFLPNTTDAGNPLLYITGLSTQSDGAVSCDISGLVDPLRVGVKPHKVAFKEDSFRGLEQLDCEHAQCTLVKCILKDMREKSHYFVNVSSRIWSSSLVSSTFQTVVLTARAEIKTSQPDLLLIAVKTLQVLLTVSKPGETADVPVGVIVGSAIGGLLLLALAVGLLWKFGFFKRKYKQLQKEAGEAENENEQEEEP from the exons ACTCTATGAATATTCCCAACGTGCGAAACATCAACACCAACATGAGTCTCGGTCTGGCTCTAACTCGCAGGGCCAGTGGATTCATG GCCTGTGGTCCACTGTGGGGGCAGCAGTGTGGAAGTCAGAGATATTACCCTGGGGCTTGTGTTGAAGTCAGTCCTCTCTTCAAACCTCAACCTGCCTTCTCTCCTGCTGTGCAGA CTTGTGGAGGCCCTATGGACATCGTCATTGTTTTGGATGGCTCGAACAGCATTTATCCTTGGACACCAATGAACGACTTCCTCACAAAGCTAATTCCTGCTTTAGACATTGGACCACAAAGTGCACTG GTAAGTGTCATCCAGTATGCTGTAGAAGCCCAGTTTGAATTCAGATTGAGAGATTACAATACCAAAAAGGGAGTTTTGGAAGCTGTTTCCAAAATCACCCAGATGTACGGTCACTCCACGAACACATTCCACGCCATCAGTTACGCCTG TCAGTGGGGTTTTCATGCGGATAGCGGCGGTCGGCCTGGCGTGCCcaaggtgatggtggtggtcaCCGATGGGGAGTCCCATGACCGTGCCTTCAGGGACAATGTCATACAGGAGTGTGAGAAACAACGAATAACCCGCTTCGGCATCGCT GTGCTGGGGTACTATTCCAGGAACAACATCGACACAACAAACCTTATAGCAGAGATCAAGTCCATCGCCAGTGTCCCCAGCAACAAGTATTTCTTTAATGTCTCCGAAGAGGCAGCACTATCCACCATTGCTGGATCACTGGGAAACCGAATCTTCAGTATCGAGG GCACGGGGACCGCTGGTGAGAACTTCAAGATGGAGATGTCTCAGGTGGGCTTCAGCGCTCACTACTCCAGCTCACAG gatgtgatgaTGCTGGGGGCGGTGGGTGCGTACGCCTGGAGCGGAACGGTTGTCCACCTGACTGGAGCCCAAGCCGAcatcttcccctcctctgtgtTCGAGAACATCCTGCAGGATAGAAACCACAGCGCCTTACTGG GTTATTCTGTGACCACTTTAAGTGATGGAGCCTCTGAATACTTTGTGGCTGGGGCTCCCCGCGCTAACCACTCAGGTCAGGTGATCGTCTACACGGTCAACTCCCAAAAGCAGCTCACGGTGGTGGactcagagagagggaaacag ATCGGGTCGTACTTCGGGAGCGTGTTGTGTCCTCTGGATGTGGACCGAGACGGAGTGTCGGACCTGTTGCTGGTCGCGGCCCCAATGTTCATGAGTGACCTGAGGAAAGAGCAGGGGGTGGTCTATCTCTACTCCGTCACCAAG GGCGTTCTGAGCGACCACGGCGTCCTCCAGGGTCCGTCCCCGGGGGAGAACGCCCGGTTCGGCACGGCGCTGTCGGCCGCCCAGGACCTGGACCTGGATGGCTTCAGTGACGTGGTGATAGGGGCACCCCTGGAGGACGGCGGGAGGGGAGCCGTCTACCTTTACAACGGGGAGAAGAAGACGCTGCGCACACAGTTCTCTCAG AGAATCCTTGGGTCTAAATTAGACTCTAAAATGCAGTATTTCGGGAGGTCTCTGGACAGCTATGGAGATTTGAATGATGACACCATTCCTGATGTTTCAGTCGGGGCACATGGCAAAGTTATCCAGCTGTG GTCTCGTGGAGTTGCCACGGTGATCGTCCGTGTGTCCTTTACACCTGATAATATCAACATCCTCAACAAACCCTGTTTGTTTAGCGGCCGAAAGCTTTACTGCTTTGAGGCCAAGGTGTGCTTCACAGCCTCCTTCAAGCCCAAGAATCCTGTCGGCCCTGTAG TGATATCCTACAATCTTCTGCTTGACGCTGACCTCCAATCAACACATGTGACCTCCAGAGGGCTGTTCAGTCAAAACAATGATAGACTTCTCTCTGGAAACCTGCAGATATCATCTGTTCCTGTGTGCCAGCCCTACCAGATATACGTCCAG GAAACCCCAGACTTTGTCAATTCTATCAGTTTACGTGTTGACATCAGTCAGCTGAACTCAGATTCCAACCCGGTGCTTGACGTCTTCTCCCCTCACGCATGGGAGTTTTTT ATTCCCTTCTCCAAAGACTGTGGCTCCGACAAGGTGTGTGTCAGCGATCTGGTGCTGAAGGTAAACAAAGGAAGAGAGATACCTAG TGATTCCACAATGCTGGTTAGCTACAAGAACCGTAGAATCTCATTTGAGGTACTCGTGAGTAACACGCTGGAGAACGCATACAACACTCGGGTCTTAGCTACGTACTCAAAGAACCTCTTCTATGCTTCGATAACTCCCCCG AGTGATGGGACTTCAGTGAAGTGCTCCACCTCCGCTGAGCAGTCAGCCTCCTTGGCTTGCCAGGTGGCCTACCCTGCCTTGAAGAGAGACCAGCAG GGGAAGTTCTGGATCAACTTCGACTTCAACCTGAATCACTTACAGAAGCAAGCACAAGTCACGTTTGAGGCCATAAG TGATGGCGAGGAGAAGAAGCCTAAAGACAACAAGGTGGTCGTAACAATCCCTGTCAGCTACGACGCGGGGATCATCATGACCGC GCAATCCAATATTAATTTCTATGTGGTGGACGAGGCTAAAGCAGTGAAGACCACCATTAACAACCTGGATGACATTGGGCCCCAGTTCAACTTTTTCCTAAAA ATTTCCACAGGCAACATTCCCGTCAGCCTGGTCTATCTCACCATCTTCTTACCCAACACCACCGATGCTGGAAACCCACTGCTCTACATTACAGGCCTGAGCACGCAATCG GACGGGGCAGTGAGCTGTGACATCAGCGGCCTGGTCGATCCTCTGAGGGTCGGGGTGAAGCCGCACAAAGTGGCCTTCAAGGAGGACAGCTTCAGAGGCCTAGAACAACTG GATTGTGAGCATGCTCAGTGCACACTTGTGAAGTGCATCCTCAAAGACATGAGGGAAAAGAGCCACTACTTTGTGAACGTATCATCCAGGATCTGGAGCAGTTCATTAGTCTCA TCGACGTTCCAAACTGTTGTGCTCACAGCAAGAGCAGAAATAAAGACTTCCCAGCCTGATCTACTCCTCATTGCCGTGAAGACGTTACAG GTCCTCCTCACAGTCAGCAAGCCGGGGGAGACGGCGGACGTACCTGTGGGGGTGATTGTGGGTAGTGCGATAGGTGGGCTTCTCCTATTGGCTCTGGCTGTCGGCCTGCTGTGGAAG tttggcTTCTTCAAGAGGAAGTATAAACAGCTCCAGAAAGAAGCAGGGGAGGCGGAGAACGAGAACGAGCAAGAGGAGGAACCATGA
- the LOC124464892 gene encoding integrin alpha-2-like isoform X2 — MSSIGTDILVSLLILFDRFGSSVLFNVGTAGAKIFSGPTDGQFGYTVQQLTNHQGKWLLVGSPWSGYTQNRKGDIYKCPVSGSTISCEKLNIQDSMNIPNVRNINTNMSLGLALTRRASGFMACGPLWGQQCGSQRYYPGACVEVSPLFKPQPAFSPAVQTCGGPMDIVIVLDGSNSIYPWTPMNDFLTKLIPALDIGPQSALVSVIQYAVEAQFEFRLRDYNTKKGVLEAVSKITQMYGHSTNTFHAISYACQWGFHADSGGRPGVPKVMVVVTDGESHDRAFRDNVIQECEKQRITRFGIAVLGYYSRNNIDTTNLIAEIKSIASVPSNKYFFNVSEEAALSTIAGSLGNRIFSIEGTGTAGENFKMEMSQVGFSAHYSSSQDVMMLGAVGAYAWSGTVVHLTGAQADIFPSSVFENILQDRNHSALLGYSVTTLSDGASEYFVAGAPRANHSGQVIVYTVNSQKQLTVVDSERGKQIGSYFGSVLCPLDVDRDGVSDLLLVAAPMFMSDLRKEQGVVYLYSVTKGVLSDHGVLQGPSPGENARFGTALSAAQDLDLDGFSDVVIGAPLEDGGRGAVYLYNGEKKTLRTQFSQRILGSKLDSKMQYFGRSLDSYGDLNDDTIPDVSVGAHGKVIQLWSRGVATVIVRVSFTPDNINILNKPCLFSGRKLYCFEAKVCFTASFKPKNPVGPVGKISSVPVCQPYQIYVQETPDFVNSISLRVDISQLNSDSNPVLDVFSPHAWEFFIPFSKDCGSDKVCVSDLVLKVNKGREIPSDSTMLVSYKNRRISFEVLVSNTLENAYNTRVLATYSKNLFYASITPPSDGTSVKCSTSAEQSASLACQVAYPALKRDQQGKFWINFDFNLNHLQKQAQVTFEAISDGEEKKPKDNKVVVTIPVSYDAGIIMTAQSNINFYVVDEAKAVKTTINNLDDIGPQFNFFLKISTGNIPVSLVYLTIFLPNTTDAGNPLLYITGLSTQSDGAVSCDISGLVDPLRVGVKPHKVAFKEDSFRGLEQLDCEHAQCTLVKCILKDMREKSHYFVNVSSRIWSSSLVSSTFQTVVLTARAEIKTSQPDLLLIAVKTLQVLLTVSKPGETADVPVGVIVGSAIGGLLLLALAVGLLWKFGFFKRKYKQLQKEAGEAENENEQEEEP; from the exons ACTCTATGAATATTCCCAACGTGCGAAACATCAACACCAACATGAGTCTCGGTCTGGCTCTAACTCGCAGGGCCAGTGGATTCATG GCCTGTGGTCCACTGTGGGGGCAGCAGTGTGGAAGTCAGAGATATTACCCTGGGGCTTGTGTTGAAGTCAGTCCTCTCTTCAAACCTCAACCTGCCTTCTCTCCTGCTGTGCAGA CTTGTGGAGGCCCTATGGACATCGTCATTGTTTTGGATGGCTCGAACAGCATTTATCCTTGGACACCAATGAACGACTTCCTCACAAAGCTAATTCCTGCTTTAGACATTGGACCACAAAGTGCACTG GTAAGTGTCATCCAGTATGCTGTAGAAGCCCAGTTTGAATTCAGATTGAGAGATTACAATACCAAAAAGGGAGTTTTGGAAGCTGTTTCCAAAATCACCCAGATGTACGGTCACTCCACGAACACATTCCACGCCATCAGTTACGCCTG TCAGTGGGGTTTTCATGCGGATAGCGGCGGTCGGCCTGGCGTGCCcaaggtgatggtggtggtcaCCGATGGGGAGTCCCATGACCGTGCCTTCAGGGACAATGTCATACAGGAGTGTGAGAAACAACGAATAACCCGCTTCGGCATCGCT GTGCTGGGGTACTATTCCAGGAACAACATCGACACAACAAACCTTATAGCAGAGATCAAGTCCATCGCCAGTGTCCCCAGCAACAAGTATTTCTTTAATGTCTCCGAAGAGGCAGCACTATCCACCATTGCTGGATCACTGGGAAACCGAATCTTCAGTATCGAGG GCACGGGGACCGCTGGTGAGAACTTCAAGATGGAGATGTCTCAGGTGGGCTTCAGCGCTCACTACTCCAGCTCACAG gatgtgatgaTGCTGGGGGCGGTGGGTGCGTACGCCTGGAGCGGAACGGTTGTCCACCTGACTGGAGCCCAAGCCGAcatcttcccctcctctgtgtTCGAGAACATCCTGCAGGATAGAAACCACAGCGCCTTACTGG GTTATTCTGTGACCACTTTAAGTGATGGAGCCTCTGAATACTTTGTGGCTGGGGCTCCCCGCGCTAACCACTCAGGTCAGGTGATCGTCTACACGGTCAACTCCCAAAAGCAGCTCACGGTGGTGGactcagagagagggaaacag ATCGGGTCGTACTTCGGGAGCGTGTTGTGTCCTCTGGATGTGGACCGAGACGGAGTGTCGGACCTGTTGCTGGTCGCGGCCCCAATGTTCATGAGTGACCTGAGGAAAGAGCAGGGGGTGGTCTATCTCTACTCCGTCACCAAG GGCGTTCTGAGCGACCACGGCGTCCTCCAGGGTCCGTCCCCGGGGGAGAACGCCCGGTTCGGCACGGCGCTGTCGGCCGCCCAGGACCTGGACCTGGATGGCTTCAGTGACGTGGTGATAGGGGCACCCCTGGAGGACGGCGGGAGGGGAGCCGTCTACCTTTACAACGGGGAGAAGAAGACGCTGCGCACACAGTTCTCTCAG AGAATCCTTGGGTCTAAATTAGACTCTAAAATGCAGTATTTCGGGAGGTCTCTGGACAGCTATGGAGATTTGAATGATGACACCATTCCTGATGTTTCAGTCGGGGCACATGGCAAAGTTATCCAGCTGTG GTCTCGTGGAGTTGCCACGGTGATCGTCCGTGTGTCCTTTACACCTGATAATATCAACATCCTCAACAAACCCTGTTTGTTTAGCGGCCGAAAGCTTTACTGCTTTGAGGCCAAGGTGTGCTTCACAGCCTCCTTCAAGCCCAAGAATCCTGTCGGCCCTGTAGGTAAG ATATCATCTGTTCCTGTGTGCCAGCCCTACCAGATATACGTCCAG GAAACCCCAGACTTTGTCAATTCTATCAGTTTACGTGTTGACATCAGTCAGCTGAACTCAGATTCCAACCCGGTGCTTGACGTCTTCTCCCCTCACGCATGGGAGTTTTTT ATTCCCTTCTCCAAAGACTGTGGCTCCGACAAGGTGTGTGTCAGCGATCTGGTGCTGAAGGTAAACAAAGGAAGAGAGATACCTAG TGATTCCACAATGCTGGTTAGCTACAAGAACCGTAGAATCTCATTTGAGGTACTCGTGAGTAACACGCTGGAGAACGCATACAACACTCGGGTCTTAGCTACGTACTCAAAGAACCTCTTCTATGCTTCGATAACTCCCCCG AGTGATGGGACTTCAGTGAAGTGCTCCACCTCCGCTGAGCAGTCAGCCTCCTTGGCTTGCCAGGTGGCCTACCCTGCCTTGAAGAGAGACCAGCAG GGGAAGTTCTGGATCAACTTCGACTTCAACCTGAATCACTTACAGAAGCAAGCACAAGTCACGTTTGAGGCCATAAG TGATGGCGAGGAGAAGAAGCCTAAAGACAACAAGGTGGTCGTAACAATCCCTGTCAGCTACGACGCGGGGATCATCATGACCGC GCAATCCAATATTAATTTCTATGTGGTGGACGAGGCTAAAGCAGTGAAGACCACCATTAACAACCTGGATGACATTGGGCCCCAGTTCAACTTTTTCCTAAAA ATTTCCACAGGCAACATTCCCGTCAGCCTGGTCTATCTCACCATCTTCTTACCCAACACCACCGATGCTGGAAACCCACTGCTCTACATTACAGGCCTGAGCACGCAATCG GACGGGGCAGTGAGCTGTGACATCAGCGGCCTGGTCGATCCTCTGAGGGTCGGGGTGAAGCCGCACAAAGTGGCCTTCAAGGAGGACAGCTTCAGAGGCCTAGAACAACTG GATTGTGAGCATGCTCAGTGCACACTTGTGAAGTGCATCCTCAAAGACATGAGGGAAAAGAGCCACTACTTTGTGAACGTATCATCCAGGATCTGGAGCAGTTCATTAGTCTCA TCGACGTTCCAAACTGTTGTGCTCACAGCAAGAGCAGAAATAAAGACTTCCCAGCCTGATCTACTCCTCATTGCCGTGAAGACGTTACAG GTCCTCCTCACAGTCAGCAAGCCGGGGGAGACGGCGGACGTACCTGTGGGGGTGATTGTGGGTAGTGCGATAGGTGGGCTTCTCCTATTGGCTCTGGCTGTCGGCCTGCTGTGGAAG tttggcTTCTTCAAGAGGAAGTATAAACAGCTCCAGAAAGAAGCAGGGGAGGCGGAGAACGAGAACGAGCAAGAGGAGGAACCATGA
- the LOC124464892 gene encoding integrin alpha-2-like isoform X3 gives MSSIGTDILVSLLILFDRFGSSVLFNVGTAGAKIFSGPTDGQFGYTVQQLTNHQGKWLLVGSPWSGYTQNRKGDIYKCPVSGSTISCEKLNIQDSMNIPNVRNINTNMSLGLALTRRASGFMACGPLWGQQCGSQRYYPGACVEVSPLFKPQPAFSPAVQTCGGPMDIVIVLDGSNSIYPWTPMNDFLTKLIPALDIGPQSALVSVIQYAVEAQFEFRLRDYNTKKGVLEAVSKITQMYGHSTNTFHAISYACQWGFHADSGGRPGVPKVMVVVTDGESHDRAFRDNVIQECEKQRITRFGIAVLGYYSRNNIDTTNLIAEIKSIASVPSNKYFFNVSEEAALSTIAGSLGNRIFSIEGTGTAGENFKMEMSQVGFSAHYSSSQDVMMLGAVGAYAWSGTVVHLTGAQADIFPSSVFENILQDRNHSALLGYSVTTLSDGASEYFVAGAPRANHSGQVIVYTVNSQKQLTVVDSERGKQIGSYFGSVLCPLDVDRDGVSDLLLVAAPMFMSDLRKEQGVVYLYSVTKGVLSDHGVLQGPSPGENARFGTALSAAQDLDLDGFSDVVIGAPLEDGGRGAVYLYNGEKKTLRTQFSQRILGSKLDSKMQYFGRSLDSYGDLNDDTIPDVSVGAHGKVIQLWSRGVATVIVRVSFTPDNINILNKPCLFSGRKLYCFEAKVCFTASFKPKNPVGPVVISYNLLLDADLQSTHVTSRGLFSQNNDRLLSGNLQISSVPVCQPYQIYVQETPDFVNSISLRVDISQLNSDSNPVLDVFSPHAWEFFIPFSKDCGSDKVCVSDLVLKVNKGREIPSDSTMLVSYKNRRISFEVLVSNTLENAYNTRVLATYSKNLFYASITPPSDGTSVKCSTSAEQSASLACQVAYPALKRDQQGKFWINFDFNLNHLQKQAQVTFEAISDGEEKKPKDNKVVVTIPVSYDAGIIMTAQSNINFYVVDEAKAVKTTINNLDDIGPQFNFFLKISTGNIPVSLVYLTIFLPNTTDAGNPLLYITGLSTQSDGAVSCDISGLVDPLRVGVKPHKVAFKEDSFRGLEQLSTFQTVVLTARAEIKTSQPDLLLIAVKTLQVLLTVSKPGETADVPVGVIVGSAIGGLLLLALAVGLLWKFGFFKRKYKQLQKEAGEAENENEQEEEP, from the exons ACTCTATGAATATTCCCAACGTGCGAAACATCAACACCAACATGAGTCTCGGTCTGGCTCTAACTCGCAGGGCCAGTGGATTCATG GCCTGTGGTCCACTGTGGGGGCAGCAGTGTGGAAGTCAGAGATATTACCCTGGGGCTTGTGTTGAAGTCAGTCCTCTCTTCAAACCTCAACCTGCCTTCTCTCCTGCTGTGCAGA CTTGTGGAGGCCCTATGGACATCGTCATTGTTTTGGATGGCTCGAACAGCATTTATCCTTGGACACCAATGAACGACTTCCTCACAAAGCTAATTCCTGCTTTAGACATTGGACCACAAAGTGCACTG GTAAGTGTCATCCAGTATGCTGTAGAAGCCCAGTTTGAATTCAGATTGAGAGATTACAATACCAAAAAGGGAGTTTTGGAAGCTGTTTCCAAAATCACCCAGATGTACGGTCACTCCACGAACACATTCCACGCCATCAGTTACGCCTG TCAGTGGGGTTTTCATGCGGATAGCGGCGGTCGGCCTGGCGTGCCcaaggtgatggtggtggtcaCCGATGGGGAGTCCCATGACCGTGCCTTCAGGGACAATGTCATACAGGAGTGTGAGAAACAACGAATAACCCGCTTCGGCATCGCT GTGCTGGGGTACTATTCCAGGAACAACATCGACACAACAAACCTTATAGCAGAGATCAAGTCCATCGCCAGTGTCCCCAGCAACAAGTATTTCTTTAATGTCTCCGAAGAGGCAGCACTATCCACCATTGCTGGATCACTGGGAAACCGAATCTTCAGTATCGAGG GCACGGGGACCGCTGGTGAGAACTTCAAGATGGAGATGTCTCAGGTGGGCTTCAGCGCTCACTACTCCAGCTCACAG gatgtgatgaTGCTGGGGGCGGTGGGTGCGTACGCCTGGAGCGGAACGGTTGTCCACCTGACTGGAGCCCAAGCCGAcatcttcccctcctctgtgtTCGAGAACATCCTGCAGGATAGAAACCACAGCGCCTTACTGG GTTATTCTGTGACCACTTTAAGTGATGGAGCCTCTGAATACTTTGTGGCTGGGGCTCCCCGCGCTAACCACTCAGGTCAGGTGATCGTCTACACGGTCAACTCCCAAAAGCAGCTCACGGTGGTGGactcagagagagggaaacag ATCGGGTCGTACTTCGGGAGCGTGTTGTGTCCTCTGGATGTGGACCGAGACGGAGTGTCGGACCTGTTGCTGGTCGCGGCCCCAATGTTCATGAGTGACCTGAGGAAAGAGCAGGGGGTGGTCTATCTCTACTCCGTCACCAAG GGCGTTCTGAGCGACCACGGCGTCCTCCAGGGTCCGTCCCCGGGGGAGAACGCCCGGTTCGGCACGGCGCTGTCGGCCGCCCAGGACCTGGACCTGGATGGCTTCAGTGACGTGGTGATAGGGGCACCCCTGGAGGACGGCGGGAGGGGAGCCGTCTACCTTTACAACGGGGAGAAGAAGACGCTGCGCACACAGTTCTCTCAG AGAATCCTTGGGTCTAAATTAGACTCTAAAATGCAGTATTTCGGGAGGTCTCTGGACAGCTATGGAGATTTGAATGATGACACCATTCCTGATGTTTCAGTCGGGGCACATGGCAAAGTTATCCAGCTGTG GTCTCGTGGAGTTGCCACGGTGATCGTCCGTGTGTCCTTTACACCTGATAATATCAACATCCTCAACAAACCCTGTTTGTTTAGCGGCCGAAAGCTTTACTGCTTTGAGGCCAAGGTGTGCTTCACAGCCTCCTTCAAGCCCAAGAATCCTGTCGGCCCTGTAG TGATATCCTACAATCTTCTGCTTGACGCTGACCTCCAATCAACACATGTGACCTCCAGAGGGCTGTTCAGTCAAAACAATGATAGACTTCTCTCTGGAAACCTGCAGATATCATCTGTTCCTGTGTGCCAGCCCTACCAGATATACGTCCAG GAAACCCCAGACTTTGTCAATTCTATCAGTTTACGTGTTGACATCAGTCAGCTGAACTCAGATTCCAACCCGGTGCTTGACGTCTTCTCCCCTCACGCATGGGAGTTTTTT ATTCCCTTCTCCAAAGACTGTGGCTCCGACAAGGTGTGTGTCAGCGATCTGGTGCTGAAGGTAAACAAAGGAAGAGAGATACCTAG TGATTCCACAATGCTGGTTAGCTACAAGAACCGTAGAATCTCATTTGAGGTACTCGTGAGTAACACGCTGGAGAACGCATACAACACTCGGGTCTTAGCTACGTACTCAAAGAACCTCTTCTATGCTTCGATAACTCCCCCG AGTGATGGGACTTCAGTGAAGTGCTCCACCTCCGCTGAGCAGTCAGCCTCCTTGGCTTGCCAGGTGGCCTACCCTGCCTTGAAGAGAGACCAGCAG GGGAAGTTCTGGATCAACTTCGACTTCAACCTGAATCACTTACAGAAGCAAGCACAAGTCACGTTTGAGGCCATAAG TGATGGCGAGGAGAAGAAGCCTAAAGACAACAAGGTGGTCGTAACAATCCCTGTCAGCTACGACGCGGGGATCATCATGACCGC GCAATCCAATATTAATTTCTATGTGGTGGACGAGGCTAAAGCAGTGAAGACCACCATTAACAACCTGGATGACATTGGGCCCCAGTTCAACTTTTTCCTAAAA ATTTCCACAGGCAACATTCCCGTCAGCCTGGTCTATCTCACCATCTTCTTACCCAACACCACCGATGCTGGAAACCCACTGCTCTACATTACAGGCCTGAGCACGCAATCG GACGGGGCAGTGAGCTGTGACATCAGCGGCCTGGTCGATCCTCTGAGGGTCGGGGTGAAGCCGCACAAAGTGGCCTTCAAGGAGGACAGCTTCAGAGGCCTAGAACAACTG TCGACGTTCCAAACTGTTGTGCTCACAGCAAGAGCAGAAATAAAGACTTCCCAGCCTGATCTACTCCTCATTGCCGTGAAGACGTTACAG GTCCTCCTCACAGTCAGCAAGCCGGGGGAGACGGCGGACGTACCTGTGGGGGTGATTGTGGGTAGTGCGATAGGTGGGCTTCTCCTATTGGCTCTGGCTGTCGGCCTGCTGTGGAAG tttggcTTCTTCAAGAGGAAGTATAAACAGCTCCAGAAAGAAGCAGGGGAGGCGGAGAACGAGAACGAGCAAGAGGAGGAACCATGA
- the fsta gene encoding follistatin-A yields MLRMLRIDHFHPGIILLLIWLCHFMEDQKVQAGNCWLQQGKNGKCQVFYKPGISRDECCRGGRLRTSWTEEDVPNSTLFRWMVFNDGAPNCIPCKETCDNVDCGPGKRCKMNRRSKPRCVCAPDCSNVTWKGPVCGSDGKTYKDECALLKSKCKGHPDLDVQYQGKCKKTCRDVLCPGSSTCVVDQTNNAYCVTCNRICPEVTSPEQYLCGNDGTIYASACHLRRATCVLGRSIGMAYEGKCIKAKSCEDIQCSAGKRCLWDSRMSRGRCSLCDEACPDSRPEEAVCASDNTTYPSECVMKQAACSLGMLLEVKHSGSCNSITEDQEEDEEEEDPDYMAFIHLSSLLDG; encoded by the exons ATGCTCAGGATGCTACGGATCGATCACTTCCACCCTGGTATAATTCTTTTGTTGATATGGCTCTGTCATTTCATGGAAGATCAGAAAGTTCAAG CTGGTAACTGTTGGTTGCAACAAGGGAAGAATGGAAAATGCCAGGTTTTCTACAAGCCTGGGATAAGCAGAGACGAGTGCTGCAGGGGCGGCAGACTGAGGACTTCTTGGACGGAGGAGGATGTGCCTAACAGCACACTGTTTAGGTGGATGGTCTTCAACGATGGAGCCCCTAACTGCATACCATGCAAAG AAACCTGCGACAATGTGGACTGTGGCCCCGGAAAGAGGTGCAAGATGAACAGAAGAAGCAAACCACGCTGTGTCTGCGCTCCTGACTGCTCCAACGTCACTTGGAAAGGACCTGTGTGCGGATCGGATGGAAAGACGTACAAAGACGAGTGCGCACTCCTGAAATCCAAATGTAAAGGTCACCCGGACCTTGACGTCCAATACCAGGGAAAATGCAAAA aaacgtGCCGTGACGTCTTGTGCCCTGGTAGTTCCACGTGCGTCGTAGACCAGACGAATAATGCATATTGTGTAACGTGCAATCGGATTTGCCCAGAAGTGACGTCGCCTGAGCAGTATCTGTGTGGAAATGACGGGACCATCTATGCCAGCGCCTGTCACTTGAGAAGGGCAACCTGCGTTCTTGGCAGATCTATCGGAATGGCGTATGAGGGAAAATGCATCA AGGCCAAGTCGTGCGAGGACATCCAGTGCAGCGCGGGGAAGAGATGCCTGTGGGACTCCAGGATGAGCAGGGGTCGCTGCTCGCTCTGCGACGAGGCCTGCCCAGACAGCCGTCCAGAGGAGGCCGTGTGTGCCAGCGACAACACCACCTACCCCAGCGAGTGTGTCATGAAACAGGCCGCTTGCTCTTTGGGAATGCTCCTGGAAGTTAAGCATTCAGGATCTTGCAACT CCATCACAGAAGaccaggaggaagatgaggaagaggaggaccctGACTACATGGCATTTATCCATTTGTCATCTTTACTGGACGGATAG